In Bacillus sp. S3, the sequence TAGAGGCTGCCCTTAGGTCCGACAAGCGTGATCGGCGCCGATCCGCTAATATCACCTGATTCCCGCAAAGGAGGTTTTACACCAAGCTTGACCGAATCGGTTTGACTGACTTCTACTTGGGTCATCGTACGCGCAGGACCAAGAATGCGCACGTTTTCAATGCTCCCTCTTGGTCCGACAATGGTAATAGATTCGTTTGCAGCGAATTGACCCGGCTGGGATAAATCCGCTTTTTTCGTTAATTCATAGCCCTCACCGAAAAGGGCTTCTAGGTCGCTTTTACTTAAATGACAGTGCCGGGCAGAAACAGCCATGGGTACATTACTTGCGGAAGCTCCCATTAACCGGGTTACAACTTCCTCCACAATCGATTGAATGGAATGCTGATCCATGTTTCATGCTCCTAACCTAGTAATCTACTATATTAAAGTTCGATTTCTAATTTTGGTAAAATGCTTTCTAATTCATTGTGCGGGCGTGGAATGACGTGAACACTCTTAAGTTCACCCACACGTTCAGCAGCAGCAGCTCCTGCTTCAGTCGCAGCTTTTACAGCACCAACATCTCCGCGAACAAGAACCGTAACGATTCCCCCGCCGACATGCACCTTACCAATTAAATGAACATTTGCAGCCTTTACCATTGCGTCTGCTGCTTCTACAGATGCGACTAATCCTTTTGTTTCAATCATTCCTAGTGCGGTTAATTCTCTTGCCATGTTCCATTCCTCCTAATTAATTCATTTGATAGTTTTGAATAACTTGATTGACCATTTCTGCAATCATCTTTGCGTCGACCTCACCATTAGGGGATACTTGCTTCAGAACCTGATCGACGATTTGTTCAACATCCTGTTTACCTGCGGCTTCTTTCTTAGCTAAAGCAGCTGGTTTTGGGATAGAAACTTCCTTTATTCCGTAAGCCATTCGCTTAATGTTAATCAAATGGCGTGCAGTCACATTATCTGAGGTAATATTCCCGCCAAATGAACCGCAGCCAAGTGTTAACGAAGGCATTAAACCTGTGGTCGCCCCCACTGCACCGATAGATGAAAGGGTATTAACCATTAATCTTGAGACAGGCATTTCAAGGGCGAATTCTTTTGCAACAGCATCATCATTCGTATGAAGCGATAAGCTGTGCCCCCTTCCGCCAAGATTCAAAAGCCTTAAGCACCATTCTTTTGCTTCTTCATAGTGATCCGCGGTATAAAGGGCAAAGATGGGCGACAATTTTTCAATTGAAAACGGCACATCTTTTCCCACTCGTGTCTCTTCGGCAATTAAAACCCTTGTATCAGCCGGTACATTGACTCCCGCCATTTCAGCAATCTTTATCGCCGATTGTCCAACTATTGCTGGATTTAAATGTCCAGGTGTGAGCGTAATAACTTTTTCTACTAATGCCTTTTCTTCCGCATTCAAAATGTAGCCGCCATAATTCTTCAATTCACGAATCACCATTTGCACGATATTCCGGTCGACCACTAAGGATTGCTCCGTTGCACAAATGGTTCCATTATCAAATGATTTACTATCGACAATCATCGATACTGCCTTGGAAACATTCGCACTTTTTTCAATATAACAAGGGACATTGCCCGGTCCGACCCCATAGGCAGGTTTCCCCGAGCTGTAAGCGGCCCGGACTAAGGCACCGCCTCCTGTTGCTAAAATGACATTGATATCACGATGCTTCATTAATTCATTTGTTGCCGCCATGGACGGCTTGGAAATCCAGCCAATCAGCCCATCTGGCGCACCCGCTTTTACGGCGGCTTCCTGACAAATTTTCAACGCTTCAACCGTACAATTAACGGCACGCGGATGGGGGCTGACGACAATCGCATTTCTTGTCTTTAATGAAATCATTGCTTTAAAAATGGCGGTTGACGTTGGGTTGGTTGTTGGAATAATTCCTGCAACCACACCGTAAGGATACGCGACCTCCGTCATTTTGTGAACGTGGTCTTCACGGATGATCCCAACTGTCTTTTCATCTTTAATCGATTCATAGACAGCCTTGGAACCCACTTCATTTTTAAGCTGTTTATGCTCCACGATACCCATGCCCGTTTCTTCAACCGCCATTTGCGCGAGTTCAAGGGATTTGGCATATGCGGCTTCCGCCACGCGCTTCACAATTGCATCTACTTGTTCCTGTGAATAGGACAGGTATTTTTGCTGCGCCTCTTTTGCACGCTTAACGGCATCCCGCATTTCTTGTATCGATTGGAGATCCTGATCAAATTGCACTATCACACACTCCCTTTGTTTAAGAAATAAGAAAGTATAAATTTTGACCTTGAGAAATGTCCAGCTCCAGCGCCCTAGCGGCTAGTGTCCTTCGCTCTCCGCCCTACGATAAGTCAACATCGGCTCGCTCCACTCACCGTGTTTCCTTTATCTCAGTTGGAGTGCTCCAGGCCATACGCCGCTGACCAGGGCGCTTGCGCTTTTCTTAATACCTAATCGGATTTTCAGCGATATCCAAAATCGCCTCTCTGAAAGCGTCTGCTGCCGCCTGGCAAGCCGATTGAGTGCCTGTCAGTAATCCGCCGCCAAAGTTGGTTTCAGACGGCGGTCCAAAAAACTTAACCAGTTTGACATCAGCTGCCTTCATTGCAGCATCCAGGCCATACACCGCTTCTAGTGGAGGTGCAATTAAATAGGCTAAAGGCTCACCCGCGGTAATACCAGCTTCTTTCGAAAGATAGGAACCAGTTCTCGAAACAACATGCGCGTAAATGGCATGTGTTTTATCAGCATTAAGTGCTTCAAAAAAGGCATCATACTTCGCTGTTTGGAGTACCGCTTCCATGCCGCTTTTCACTTCATCTGGGGACGCTCCGGCGATGATGCCAATCATCTCTCCTGACAAGGGTCCGGATGCATGGCCGGAACCAGCGTAAAAGGAGCGGGCATAAACCACTTCAACATCTGCTCTTTTCGTCGCTTCATCAAGAGCCGTATAGCCAACATCATCAACTGTCGATGTAAAAATCGCCAAGCTGCGATGATGCGGTTCAAGATGAAATTGCTTCGCCAAATCAGGGTCAACATTTGGAATCACTCGAACTGCTACTATATCAGCATGAATACGTTCTAAAGCCAAACTGCTTCCCCCCTAGTTTTCTTTTTGAACAAGCGACACTCCGCTTGCCTCATATTTTAAAATTTTCTGAATAACCGTTCCGAGATAGGCTCCCGCCTCTACAGGGGGAATCCCGCCTTTGTGGATATTCGAAATAACCATTCGGTCGGCCTCAATTGTTCCGATCCTCGGCTTGAAGCATAAATAAGCACTCATGGATTCTGCACTTACAAGGCCCGGACGCTCACCAATTAACAGAATAACGACCTTCGGCTGAAGCAATTCACCTACATCATCCATCACGGCAACCCGGCCCTTTTCAATATAAAATGGGGTACCAGTATCAAGCCCCAAACTTCCTAATGATTGCTGCAATGATAAGTAGACATCCTCAACATTTTCTTCCACCGCACTCGAGCTGAGTCCATCGGAAATAATAATTTGAACAGTTGGCGCTTTTCGGCATCTCTTGCTGATGCTCTGCTTGGCCTCATCTGAAAGCTTCCGCCCTAAATCAGGACGACGAATGTAAACCTCTTTATCACTGACCTTTGTGCTAACCTTGAAAAGATCGAGCCGTTTTAACAGTTCCTCATTTACATCGCCATAAACAGCGTCCACAGCAGCAGCATGATCAAAACGGAATTTTAGCCATGTATCTGTTTTGGGCCGTAACCCCGCTCGTCCCACGCCAATTCGAGCCGGTGTTTTACTCATGAGTTCTTTCAGTTCCTCGGGATTAAAGGGATGAGGAATCCCTGATACTTGAGAAGTCGGTTCTTCCCTCCTAACAGGGGAATCCAGCTGTTCAGGTGACCGGGAATCAGCGTACTTCTTAAATTCGATACGTCCTTGTTCCTGCTGCTCTTCCACTTTTTCCCTAGAGTCATCCGAGGCCCGGACAAAGTTACGTTTAGCTTCGCTGTTTTCCGTATGGTCCCAGAATTTCACTTTCGCAGATGGGGATATCATTCCTGATGGCTTTTGACTTTCTGAAATCGTTTGCGTTTGTAATTTTTCCACAATCATTTTAGTGACCTTTTCTATTAGTTCAGGATTCAATTTAGTTCACTCCCCCCTTAGAAAAAATGGTCGGATCCCCCGCAATCTTACTCAGCCTTCCATTTTCAAAAATCCCCATTTTTTCAAGCCATTCAGCGAATAGAGGCGATGGCTGTTTGTTCATCGTTTGTCTGAGTGTGGCGACATCATGGTAGCTCAGCGATTGATAATTTAACATGCAGTCATCCCCCATTGGGGCAGCAATGACAAAATTCACGCCGGCAGCTGTGAGCAGGACACTAAGGTCTTCAATATCATTTTGGTCCGCTTTAATATGGTTTGTGTAACAGATATCTACGCCCATTGGGATACCATGCATTTTCCCCATAAAATGATCCTCTAGACCGGCACGAATGACTTGCTTATTGTTATACAAATACTCAGGACCGATAAAGCCCACGACGGTATTGACAATATAGGGATCATAATAGCGGGCAAACCCGTAATTTCTTGATTCAAGTGTCATTTGATCCATTCCGAAATGCGCTTCTGCTGACAGCTCCGACCCTTGACCCGTTTCAAAGTATAGGCGCTGCGGACCTGTTCCCGTTCCTAAGGTTCTCGCCATGTCATTTGCTTCCTCAAGTAAAGATGCGGATATTCCAAAGGAGCGGTTCGCCGCCTCCGTGCCCGCGATACTTTGGAATATCATGTCCGCAGGCGCGCCTTGTTCTATCGCCTTCATTTGTGCCGTCACATGGGCAAGGACACAGTTTTGTGTCGGAATGTCCCATTCTGTAATAAAATTATGGGTTGCATGGAGCAGGCGTTTCACACTTTCAACCGAATCATCAACTGGATTAATGCCAATCACGGCATCCCCGATCCCATAGGACAAGCCTTCCTTAAGTGATGCAATCATTCCTTCTACATTATCTGTCGGATGGTTTGGCTGAAGCCTTGAAGAGAGAGTCCCTTTATAACCGATTGTGATATTGCATTTTGTTAAAATTTCAATCTTGTTGGCCGCATGGACAAGATCGAGATTGGACATGATCTTTGCCGCCGCAGCAATCATTTCACTATTTAATCCCCGGCTAATCCTCTTTAAATCTTCCCCTGTCGTCGTATCGCTAAGGATATACTCACGAAGCTCAGCAACAGACCAATTTTTAATAGATTCGTAGACGGGTCTGTTTAGCTGGCTTTCAATAATACGGGAAACCTCATCCTCCTCCGGTGAAAGCAGCGGGTTTTCGCGAATATCTGAAAGTGTCAGCTGACTCAGCACTTCTTTCGCAGCAATTCGTTCTTGAACGGTTTCAGCCGCTATTCCCGCCAAGCGGTCCCCGGATTTTTCTTCATTCGCTTTCGCAAATAATTCTTTCAAAGAAGTGAATTGAAAAGTCGTTCCGATATAATTTGTATGCAGCTTCATTGAAAAATCTTCCTTTCTTCATTGATGAAACGTCAATGTCTTAATCACCACCGGGACCACACTTGTTTGAAGCAAATGTCCAATATCCATATAATCACCGTGTTCAACCCGTATTTGATCAATGCAAATGACATTTTGAGCAGGATGCCGGACCTTCAATGTTTGCCCTAGAGACTTCGCATGATCGCTTTCTAAAACAATCACGAGCGGCTGTTCTGGATTGGGTTTTGCTTGAACCGATTCGAGAATACAAGCGGCCATTTCCTGAATCTGGCGAAATCCTAAATAAGGAATCTCTGTCATATACAAAGCAAAATTTTGCCCTTCAAGCTGAGGATCATACATTTCGATTGCGTGATGGACCGCTTCTGGGATTCTCTTTAACCCTTCATTCAAATCATATCCAAATCGAATTTGGTAGACCGGAAGATTTCTTAACGGCAGTTCATTACTTTCGACATGAATCGTCGCCCCGCTTATTTCGGTCGTCTGTGTCCCCGCTCCAAGAACAGTTGCACGAACCGTCTCAACCGGCTTTACCCATGTCCATGAGGATAAAGCTTGATTTTTTCTAAGGGAATCAGCCAGCATTTCCCCGAGGTCGTCATAATCTGCTCCAGCAGTGGGTACGTTCTCATATTTGTAGAGACATTCACTGATACCGCCAGAAAACATGATGGCGTCGATGTCCTCCTGCCAATTCGGCTCGTGGCCTAAAAGCAATAGCCGGTCTGCTTCCACGAGTTCCCTCCTCAGCATTCTTGCAATCACTGCAGCCATAAAGTCCGTTAACTTTTGGAACACGGACTGCTCACGGCTGCTTCCTTCCATGACAGCTAAAGCATTCCACTGAAGAAACAATTTTTTGATTGGTGGTGAAATATGTCGAATTTGATTCCCGGAAAACTCGACCAACCTGCCGCCAATATGTAATGTACAAGTCCCGCAAAGTCTCCCTGATTTATACACAGCTACATTGGCAGTCCCGCCGCCGATATCAATATTGGCTATTGTCTTTCCCGTTTTCTTCGAATATTCATAGGCACCCGATCCTTTTGCCGCGATGATTCCCTCTAAATCCGGCCCCGCTGTTGCCACCAGAAATTCACCGGCATGATTGGATAACGAATGGACCATTTCTTCAGCATTTTGTTTCGTTGCCGTTTCACCTGTTATGATGACAGCCCCCGTTTGAATATCACTGGGCTCAATACCAGCCTTGGCGTATTCACCCTTTACAATGGCTTCCACGGCTTCCATATCAATGGCCGTAGTGGATAATAAAGGGGTACGGAAGATGGGGCTTCGATATAATACTTCCTTATTGACAATCTCGATTCGTGGCAGATGCATCCCGCCCGCCATATTCATCAATGAGAATTTACTGATAACAAGCTTTGTCGTACTCGTACCAATATCAATACCTGCACTAAGAATTTCCTCATGTTGAGGTTCGTAACGCTTAATGACGACCACCTCAATTCGATTAAAAAATTATGCTATGTTAAAGGTGTGAATGATTTTACACCCCTGTTGATTGGAGCGTAAGGTGCGAGACTCCTGCGGGAGCAGCGGGACAGGTGAAACCCCACAGGCGCTTTAGCGCCGAGGAGGCTCACCGCCCGCCCCGCGGAAAGCGAGCATCCTGAAGCGGAAATCAACAGCCAAGTAAAGCTGCCAAAAATAAAAAAGGCACCTCATATGAGCCATCATTTTCATGACAGATCATACAAGGCGCCTTTGCCTGATAAATTCATTTGTATACTAAAAATATAGTCTAATTATTCAATTTTGTAAAGGGTTTCAGTTTAAAAACCTGTCGCTGGATTCAAACAAAAATAGCGGTCTCATCTGAAATCGACTCCACATACGCTTTCATCTCTTGCATAGAATTACATTTTACTAGATTTCGAATTTCCTGTAATCCTTGCCCTGTAATAGAAGAGGTAAGAACAATCGGTCCTTTTGGAATCACCTTTTTCAATAAGTGAATAGCTGAGTGAATATCGGCTTGTTCGGAGTCGCATTTCGTGACAACCCCAATCGGCAGCTTATTGATACCGGTACTAAAGCCAGGTGGAAAAATCGTCCTTTGCTTCGTGCCATCCTGCAAATATAGGACATGCGTCACTTCAAGTGATGTCGCCATAATATTTTTATAGAAAAAAGGATTTTCCGTGTATTCGCCCGGTGTATCGACAATCCAGTCATGAAACGTGAGGGCTTGCGTCTTCACCGCTTCCACCTTTCTTTCAAGAAGGGCATTGGTTAACGTTGATTTCCCTGCACCAATTGAACCAATCAGCATCGCCCTATTTTTTTTCATCATAATCCGCTGCCTCCATTACGATTTTGTAATGTTTGATGGAGAGTACTGTAATACTTCAGATAAGAATCGGTTAATTTCTTCCATCGCCATTTGGACAGAAGAAACACTGCCGATAATGACAAGACTTCCTGTAAAACGGTCTAAGAAACCTATTTGCACATCGGCTGCTTTTGTAGCTAAATCACCAGCAATGATCACCGTTTCACTTGGTGTCAACGTTAATATCCCCATCGCACCTGCTTCCTGAATGCCTAATTTTTCAAACATATCAGGATTAGGATTGGCGATTAGATGACTTAATGTCACTTGCTTTCCCGGCACGAATTCCTGAATAAATCGTTTTTTCTCTTCACTCATAACTGCACCTCCTTAGGTGATCACCTTAAACTTCCACATAGTTATCACCTGACAACTTTCAAATCTACAATCTACTTTAATTGGGCAAACTTTACCCCACTGGCTTTATGTTTTAAAACATCCGCGATTAGGTCAGCAAGATAGGCTCCTGCTTCAACCGGTGGAATACCGCCATCATGAATGTTAGAAATGACGGTCCTGTCTGCTTCAACGGTATCTTCATTTGGACGATATATAAGATAGGCACTAATACTCTTTGATGTAGCAAGACCCGGACGCTCCCCGATAAGGGAAATGACAACATCACAATTAACGATGGAAGCCAACTCATCTTGGATCCATACACGGCTTCTTTTTATAAAAACAGGATCTCCGGTAGAAATATTTTTAACTGTTAAGCCCTGAATCAGCGCTGGAAGTAAGTCCGGAACATTCGCTTCAATTCCAGTGGAACTCAACCCATCTGACACAATGATTTGGACTTGGTTGTTTTTAGGAATATTGGCTTCGGCCCATTTCCTGGATGCCTCATCAAGCTTTCGGCCACTATCTAAATTCATTAAATATTCATCCATTGATTTCGATATAGAACTAAGGACAGGAATCTTCAATTCTGCTAAAAATTCCTCCGAGACTCCTCTGAAAACAGCATCCTGTGCAGCGGCATGGTCGATCCGGAAATCAAGGTACTCCCTTGTCTTCATCCGTGTCCCCGTGCGTCCGATGCCGATTCTTGCTGGTGTAATGGATTGAACCTTTTCAATCGTTTCACGGTCGATCGGGTTGTCTACTCCTACAACATTCTTTTTTTCAAAAACTAGATCCCGGGTAATCTCTCCCACTTTTTCTTTACTCACAGTTGAGTTAACGGGGTTCGTTTGCTGCGTCTTTTCCAGTTCCTCCATTACTTGTTTGACTATAGCTTGTATATCCAATTTGCTGACCCCCCTCTCTTATTTAAAAATGGATAAATCTCCTGCCCGTTCCGTTAAACGTCCATTTTCCATAATGCCCATTTTCTCTAACCAGGTTTCGAATTCGCGCAATGGACGAAGACCCAGCATCTCTCTTAAACTGGCATCATCATGATAACTTGTATCTTGATAGCTAAGCATCACATCATCTCCGCCTGGTACGCCCATGTAAAAATTTGCACCAGCAAGGGCCGTCAGCATACCGGCAATTTCTTGATCGTTTTGGTCCGCTTGCATATGGTTCGTATAGGTAGGAGCAATCCCCATTGGAATTCCGTGCAGTTTACCCATAAAGAGATCCTCGAGGTCTGCACGAATGACCTGTTTACCATCATAAATGGTTTCAGGTCCAATGAATCCGGAAACATTATTTACCATAAACGGCTTCCAGTGGCGCGCATAACCATACGTTCTCGCTTCAAGCGTTTGCATATCCACACCAAGGTGTGCATCAAGTGATACTTCTGATCCTTGACCTGTTTCAAAGTAAAGTTGATTGGGCCCTGTAGAAGTTCCATATTTGGCCATTAGCTCAAACGCTTCGTCTAATATTTGTTTTGAAACACCAAAATCATTATTGGCAGCCTGTGTTCCTGCAAGACTTTGGAACATAAGGGCAATCGGCGCCCCTTTTCTCAAGGCCTGCATCTGTGTGGTAATATGTGCCAGCACACAGTTTTGTGTGGGAATTTCCCACTTTTGGATAAAATCATGGGTCATTTGTAAAATTCTAGACACGGACTCCACACTATCATTGTTTGGATTCACCCCAATCACCGCATCGCCGGAACCGTATGACAGCCCCTCTTTCATCGAAGCCAAAATACCTTCTGGGTTATCAATTGGATGGTTAGGCTGGCAGCGGAATGCTAAACGGCCCTTTTCCCCAATTGTTGTATTACAAGTGGCAGTCGGTCTAATCTTTTGCGCTGCCATGACTAAGTCGATACTCGACATAAGTTTGGCAACTCCCGAAATCATCTCACTTGTCAGCCCTTTGCTTAAACGGAATATATCGAGTGTATTCGTTTTGTGTGATAGGATATAATCTCTCAATTCACCGATCGACCAGTTGGCTATTTCTTTATAAATAAATTGATTAAGATCATCATAAATAATCCTCGTCACTTCATCTTGCTCATACGGAATAACTGGATTCTCATAAATCTCTTTCAACGTCAGCTCACTTAGGACCACTTTTGCTGCCATCCGCTCTAAATAGGACTGGGCTGCAATTCCTGCCATCGTATCCCCTGACTTCTCTTCACTTGCCTTTGCTAAAATCTCTTTAATTGAATGGAACTGGAACGTTTCATTTTTCACCGTACATGTAAACATGGTTTCCTCCCCATTAGATGTTGCTGTTTCCCTACTTGATCAGACGGGTCAGTCGGGTTTTTTTCAACCTACTTTTTTTTCATTTCCTTGGTTTGACAGGTACTCATCCTTACCAATAATTCCTGCCTCGCGATCCTTCTTCTCAAGTTCCAACGCCTTCGGGACGGATAACCAATAGGCTAAACCAATCCCGATGATTCCCGCAGAGATTTTTCCAACAATAATCGGAAAAATTAATGTTGGCTGGAAATTTGCTGTAAAGGATAGATGATCGCCTAATAGAAAAGCAGAACAAACCGCAAAGGAAATGTTGATTACCTTATCTTTAGGGGGCATGGTTTTGACCAGCTTAAACATGGCAAGAATGTTGGCAATCGTAGCAACAATTCCCGCACTTCCTTCTTTACTTAACCCCACTTTTCGTCCCATTGCTTCAAGCGGGCCTCCGGCATATTTTTGGAGTAAATACACCATTGGGAATGCACCTGCTAACATAATTCCGATATAACCGGCTGTTTCCAATGCGCGGAATTGGTCCGCTTTATCAGCCATGATGGGGTGAAAGCCCCAAGCTCCAAACACATTGGTGAATAGCCCCGTGAAAATTTCGACGATGGAGAATACAAGGACAAGTTTGATTGCAGCATCCATAATTCGCCCGAACCACATAAAGGCTTTGATCATGAAGTCTGGAAGAAAATATAAGCCGACGGCAATGACAACAACGAAAAGAAGGAGCGGGCTCAGGTTTAAAAGGATTTTTCCATAGCCTAAAGCAAATTGGTATTTTGCTTCTCCTGAAGTCGAGATGAAATCACGAAATTTAGAGTTTGACAGTGTGATGATCGTACTGGAAATAAGCGCGCCAATCGGAATCGTTAATACCCCCGACATCACGCCAAGTGCCATATATTTATGATCACGCTTATCAAGCATGGCAAGACCCATTGGAATGGAGAATACGATC encodes:
- a CDS encoding BMC domain-containing protein, which codes for MARELTALGMIETKGLVASVEAADAMVKAANVHLIGKVHVGGGIVTVLVRGDVGAVKAATEAGAAAAERVGELKSVHVIPRPHNELESILPKLEIEL
- a CDS encoding acetaldehyde dehydrogenase (acetylating), which gives rise to MQFDQDLQSIQEMRDAVKRAKEAQQKYLSYSQEQVDAIVKRVAEAAYAKSLELAQMAVEETGMGIVEHKQLKNEVGSKAVYESIKDEKTVGIIREDHVHKMTEVAYPYGVVAGIIPTTNPTSTAIFKAMISLKTRNAIVVSPHPRAVNCTVEALKICQEAAVKAGAPDGLIGWISKPSMAATNELMKHRDINVILATGGGALVRAAYSSGKPAYGVGPGNVPCYIEKSANVSKAVSMIVDSKSFDNGTICATEQSLVVDRNIVQMVIRELKNYGGYILNAEEKALVEKVITLTPGHLNPAIVGQSAIKIAEMAGVNVPADTRVLIAEETRVGKDVPFSIEKLSPIFALYTADHYEEAKEWCLRLLNLGGRGHSLSLHTNDDAVAKEFALEMPVSRLMVNTLSSIGAVGATTGLMPSLTLGCGSFGGNITSDNVTARHLINIKRMAYGIKEVSIPKPAALAKKEAAGKQDVEQIVDQVLKQVSPNGEVDAKMIAEMVNQVIQNYQMN
- the eutL gene encoding ethanolamine utilization microcompartment protein EutL, which gives rise to MALERIHADIVAVRVIPNVDPDLAKQFHLEPHHRSLAIFTSTVDDVGYTALDEATKRADVEVVYARSFYAGSGHASGPLSGEMIGIIAGASPDEVKSGMEAVLQTAKYDAFFEALNADKTHAIYAHVVSRTGSYLSKEAGITAGEPLAYLIAPPLEAVYGLDAAMKAADVKLVKFFGPPSETNFGGGLLTGTQSACQAAADAFREAILDIAENPIRY
- the eutC gene encoding ethanolamine ammonia-lyase subunit EutC — translated: MNPELIEKVTKMIVEKLQTQTISESQKPSGMISPSAKVKFWDHTENSEAKRNFVRASDDSREKVEEQQEQGRIEFKKYADSRSPEQLDSPVRREEPTSQVSGIPHPFNPEELKELMSKTPARIGVGRAGLRPKTDTWLKFRFDHAAAVDAVYGDVNEELLKRLDLFKVSTKVSDKEVYIRRPDLGRKLSDEAKQSISKRCRKAPTVQIIISDGLSSSAVEENVEDVYLSLQQSLGSLGLDTGTPFYIEKGRVAVMDDVGELLQPKVVILLIGERPGLVSAESMSAYLCFKPRIGTIEADRMVISNIHKGGIPPVEAGAYLGTVIQKILKYEASGVSLVQKEN
- a CDS encoding ethanolamine ammonia-lyase subunit EutB gives rise to the protein MKLHTNYIGTTFQFTSLKELFAKANEEKSGDRLAGIAAETVQERIAAKEVLSQLTLSDIRENPLLSPEEDEVSRIIESQLNRPVYESIKNWSVAELREYILSDTTTGEDLKRISRGLNSEMIAAAAKIMSNLDLVHAANKIEILTKCNITIGYKGTLSSRLQPNHPTDNVEGMIASLKEGLSYGIGDAVIGINPVDDSVESVKRLLHATHNFITEWDIPTQNCVLAHVTAQMKAIEQGAPADMIFQSIAGTEAANRSFGISASLLEEANDMARTLGTGTGPQRLYFETGQGSELSAEAHFGMDQMTLESRNYGFARYYDPYIVNTVVGFIGPEYLYNNKQVIRAGLEDHFMGKMHGIPMGVDICYTNHIKADQNDIEDLSVLLTAAGVNFVIAAPMGDDCMLNYQSLSYHDVATLRQTMNKQPSPLFAEWLEKMGIFENGRLSKIAGDPTIFSKGGVN
- a CDS encoding ethanolamine ammonia-lyase reactivating factor EutA, whose translation is MKRYEPQHEEILSAGIDIGTSTTKLVISKFSLMNMAGGMHLPRIEIVNKEVLYRSPIFRTPLLSTTAIDMEAVEAIVKGEYAKAGIEPSDIQTGAVIITGETATKQNAEEMVHSLSNHAGEFLVATAGPDLEGIIAAKGSGAYEYSKKTGKTIANIDIGGGTANVAVYKSGRLCGTCTLHIGGRLVEFSGNQIRHISPPIKKLFLQWNALAVMEGSSREQSVFQKLTDFMAAVIARMLRRELVEADRLLLLGHEPNWQEDIDAIMFSGGISECLYKYENVPTAGADYDDLGEMLADSLRKNQALSSWTWVKPVETVRATVLGAGTQTTEISGATIHVESNELPLRNLPVYQIRFGYDLNEGLKRIPEAVHHAIEMYDPQLEGQNFALYMTEIPYLGFRQIQEMAACILESVQAKPNPEQPLVIVLESDHAKSLGQTLKVRHPAQNVICIDQIRVEHGDYMDIGHLLQTSVVPVVIKTLTFHQ
- a CDS encoding EutP/PduV family microcompartment system protein; its protein translation is MMKKNRAMLIGSIGAGKSTLTNALLERKVEAVKTQALTFHDWIVDTPGEYTENPFFYKNIMATSLEVTHVLYLQDGTKQRTIFPPGFSTGINKLPIGVVTKCDSEQADIHSAIHLLKKVIPKGPIVLTSSITGQGLQEIRNLVKCNSMQEMKAYVESISDETAIFV
- the eutS gene encoding ethanolamine utilization microcompartment protein EutS, encoding MSEEKKRFIQEFVPGKQVTLSHLIANPNPDMFEKLGIQEAGAMGILTLTPSETVIIAGDLATKAADVQIGFLDRFTGSLVIIGSVSSVQMAMEEINRFLSEVLQYSPSNITKS
- the eutC gene encoding ethanolamine ammonia-lyase subunit EutC, whose translation is MDIQAIVKQVMEELEKTQQTNPVNSTVSKEKVGEITRDLVFEKKNVVGVDNPIDRETIEKVQSITPARIGIGRTGTRMKTREYLDFRIDHAAAQDAVFRGVSEEFLAELKIPVLSSISKSMDEYLMNLDSGRKLDEASRKWAEANIPKNNQVQIIVSDGLSSTGIEANVPDLLPALIQGLTVKNISTGDPVFIKRSRVWIQDELASIVNCDVVISLIGERPGLATSKSISAYLIYRPNEDTVEADRTVISNIHDGGIPPVEAGAYLADLIADVLKHKASGVKFAQLK
- a CDS encoding ethanolamine ammonia-lyase subunit EutB; translated protein: MFTCTVKNETFQFHSIKEILAKASEEKSGDTMAGIAAQSYLERMAAKVVLSELTLKEIYENPVIPYEQDEVTRIIYDDLNQFIYKEIANWSIGELRDYILSHKTNTLDIFRLSKGLTSEMISGVAKLMSSIDLVMAAQKIRPTATCNTTIGEKGRLAFRCQPNHPIDNPEGILASMKEGLSYGSGDAVIGVNPNNDSVESVSRILQMTHDFIQKWEIPTQNCVLAHITTQMQALRKGAPIALMFQSLAGTQAANNDFGVSKQILDEAFELMAKYGTSTGPNQLYFETGQGSEVSLDAHLGVDMQTLEARTYGYARHWKPFMVNNVSGFIGPETIYDGKQVIRADLEDLFMGKLHGIPMGIAPTYTNHMQADQNDQEIAGMLTALAGANFYMGVPGGDDVMLSYQDTSYHDDASLREMLGLRPLREFETWLEKMGIMENGRLTERAGDLSIFK
- the eutH gene encoding ethanolamine utilization protein EutH; amino-acid sequence: MEMVGKIVIYIIMACAVMGAFAAIRNSDEGLGKQFMEGLHAVGHIFVPAAGIMASIPYLSWFIDKVCGPFFAAIGADPAIAATAILATDMGGYQLAEVLKQTQEGWIMAMIVGFMAGATIVFSIPMGLAMLDKRDHKYMALGVMSGVLTIPIGALISSTIITLSNSKFRDFISTSGEAKYQFALGYGKILLNLSPLLLFVVVIAVGLYFLPDFMIKAFMWFGRIMDAAIKLVLVFSIVEIFTGLFTNVFGAWGFHPIMADKADQFRALETAGYIGIMLAGAFPMVYLLQKYAGGPLEAMGRKVGLSKEGSAGIVATIANILAMFKLVKTMPPKDKVINISFAVCSAFLLGDHLSFTANFQPTLIFPIIVGKISAGIIGIGLAYWLSVPKALELEKKDREAGIIGKDEYLSNQGNEKKVG